In Candidatus Palauibacter australiensis, the DNA window GATCTTGTTGTTCGGATTGAGTGACAGGAACTCGGGGCTGAATTGATCGTTGGTCGAAAAATTGACCCTGTGCACCTCGTACGGAAGCTCAATCTCTTCGAGCATGATTGAAGCCTTGAGACCGTTCGGGGTTGGAAGCGAATAGAGCTGAATTCGGTCCGGATGGAGGGGCGGCCATTTCTTGGTGATCGGAAAATCGAAAATCTTCATGGTTTGGTCCTGGGTGCCTGGAATCTGTCGGGCCGGTCAGACCGGGTAGCTTCAGCGACCTATCACGTTGGCCCGATATGTTCAGGCGTCTGTAGTTTCGCAGCCACGATACGAGGGCGTGGACGCGGGCGGGGCAAGCCTCGAGGTCCTCGACGGGGACGACGTGCTGCGCACGATGCAGGTGGGCGGCGATGCGGGGGTGAACGAGGTGCTGTGGGATTTCCGGGTGGATCCGGCCTTCGACGCGGAGGGCGGTGGGGGAGGCTTCTCACGGGGGCCCCCGCCGGGCGCGGGACCGCGCGTACTGCCGGGCACGTACACGGTGCGCCTCACGGTCGCGGGCGAGAGCCAGACGACGGACGTCGGCGTGCGGCTCGACCCGCGGCGCGAGGCCAGCCGGGCGGCCCTGGTGTCGCGGCAGGATGCGATGCTGCGGGCCCATGCGCTGGCGGGCCCGGCGCGTGACGCGCGCGAGAGGATCGGCGCCATGAACGACCGCCTGGCCGAGATCCGGGCGCTGGTGGACGACGCCGAGATGGAGGATGCCGACCGCGAGCGGATCGAGACCATCGCGGAGGCGATCTCCGGCCAGCTCGAGGAGATCGGCGACGACCTCGGCGACGTCGCCGGCGGCGCCGGGATCGGACAGATGGAGGGGTGGTCCGGCGAGCCCACGGCGGATCAGATGTACCGGATCGGCCTGGCGTGGGAGGCGCTGCCGGAGGTCGCGGAGCGCATCAACGCGCTGCTGGCCAGGCGCATGCCGCGGCTGGAGGCGCTGCTGGGTGACCTGGGCGTGATGCCGGATCTGGGCGACCCGATCCGCATCCCGCCGCGCCGCTGAAGCGTGGCAGTCCGTGGCGGCGGGTCGTGGACGGGCAGCCCGCCGCCGCGCCGCGCATGAGGCTTCGCAGCGGCAGGCGCTCCGCGCCGTGAGCGAACGCGCGCCACTGCCGGCCGCGGCGAGCATCGCCGTCATCGGGGCCGGGATCGTCGGCAACTGCCTCGTCGAGCACCTCGCGCAGCGGGGCTGGGACGACCTCGTCCTCATCGACAAGGGCCCGCTTCCGAACCCCGGCGGCTCCACCGGCCACGCGTCGAACTTCATCTTTCCCACGGACCACAGCCGCGAGGTCGCGATGCTGACGCTGGAGAGCCAGCGGCAGTACGAGGCGCTCGGGGTGCAGACGACGTGCGGCGGCGTCGAGGTTGCCCGCACGGAGGCCCGGATGGAGGAACTGCGCCGCCGCATGACCTCGGCGCGCGCGTGGGGCATCGACGCCGAGCTCCTTCCCCCCGATGAGGTGGCCGACCGGATCCCGTTCGTGAACCCGGACGTGATCCTGGGCGGCTTCTGGATGTCGTCCGTGTCCGTGGTCGACTCTGTGCGGGCCGGCACGCTGATGCGGGAGCGGGCCCTGTCGCGGGGCGCGCTCACGGTCCTGGACAGGACGGAGGTCACGGGACTCGAACTCGAATCCTGGCCGTCCGGACGTCCCCGCCTGCGGGCGGTCGTCACCTCGCGGGGCCCGATCGAGGTCGAGCACGCGGTCATCGCCTGCGGCGTGTGGAGCCCCCGCATCGCGGAGCTGGCCGGCGCCTCGATTCCGCTCACGCCGGCGGTCCACCAGATGGCGGACCTCGGCCCGGTCGACTTCCTCCTCGCCACCGGAAACGAGATCGGCCACCCCATCGTGCGCGACATGGACGCCTTCATGTACGAGCGCCAGAAATTCGGTGCGATGGAGGTCGGATCCTACGCGCACCGCCCCATCCTCGTGCGCCCGGAGGACATACCCGAACTCGAGGCGTGCGAACGCTCCCCCACGGAGCTGCCGTTCACGGGAGCTGACTTCGCGCTCCAGCTCGCGCAGGCGCGGGAGATCATGGGAGAACTGCTCGAGGGCGCGGCGATCGGATACGCGATCAATGGCCTCCTCTCGCTTACGCCGGACGCGCATCCGGTGCTGGGGGAGACGGCCGAGGTGGCCAACCTGTGGTCCGCGGCGGCGGTCTGGATCAAGGAGGGTCCCGGGGCGGCGCAGCTCCTCGCGGAGTGGATCACGCACGGCCACCCCCGCCTGTGCGACCCTCACGAATCCGACGTCACCCGCTTCCAGCCGCACGAGCGCGCCCGCGGGCATGTGCGGGCCCGCGCCCGGGAACACTTTAACAAGACGTACGGCATCGTCCACCCGCGCGAGCAGTGGGAATCTCGTCGCGACGCGCACCGCTCGGCGCTCCACGCCCGCACCGAGACTCTCGGGGCCGTTTACTACGAGGCCCGCGGCTGGGAACGTCCGCAGTGGTACGCGTCGAACGCCGACCTGGTCGAGCGCTACGGCGTCGCCGACCGGCCGCACGAATGGGATCGTCGCTGGTGGTCTCCCATCATCGAGGCGGAGCACCTGCACCTGCGCGAGAAGGTCGGCGTCGTCGACCTGGGGGCGTTTCAGATTTTCGATGTGACGGGCCCCGCGGCGCTCGCGTACCTGGAGGGAATGGCGGCCAACGCGTGCGACCGGCCGCCCGGGACGTCCATCTACACGCCGCTGCTGACGCCGGACGGCGGCTTCAGGGCCGACCTCACGATCCAGCGGCTGGAGGCGGACCGTTTCCGCGTCGTGACCGGCGCCTTCGACGGGGCGCGGGACGCCGCCTGGTTCCGCAAGCACCTGCCGGACGAGGGCTCCGTCCGCTTCGAGGATCGGTCGGCGGAGATCTCCGCGCTCGGCGTCTGGGGGCCCGCGGCCGAGCCGCTCCTGGGGAAGATCTCCGGGGCGAACCTCTCGCAGGCCGCGTTCCCGTACGCCTCCGTGCGCGACATCGCGCTGGCCGGGATTCGGGTCACCATGTGCCGAATCTCGTATGTCGGAGAGAGCGGGTGGGAGATCTACGTGGAGGCCGGGCTCGCGACGCGAGTGTGGGACGCCGTGCGGGAGGCGGGCCGGGCGCTCGGCGTCCGGCCGGTGGGCGCCGGAGTCTACGGCACGACGGGCCGCATGGAGAAGGGCTACGCCCTCATGGGGGCCGAACTCACGTCGGAGTACTCGCCGGTGGAGGCGGGCCTCGCGCGGCCGCGCGTGAAACGGGCCGACTTCATCGGCCGGGCCGCCTACCTGAAGGCCCGGGAGGCGGGGCCCGCGGCGACGCTCCGCACGCTCACCGTGGACGACCACGCCGACGCTTCCGGCCTCGCCCGCTTCCCCACCGGAGGCAACGAGCCGCTGCTGGGGCCGGGCGGAGAGCGCATCGTCGACGCCCGCGGAAGGGAATCCCGCGTCACGTCGGCGGGGATGGGCCCCTCCGTGGGGAAGTACCTCCTCATGGCATACCTCCCGCCGGCACTCGCCGCCCCCGGCACGCGGCTCCAGGTCCTCTACATGAACGAACCCTTCCCGGTCACCGTGGCGACCGGCGCCGCGCTCTTCGACCCCACCGGGGCCCGCATGAGATCGTGATCCGGGCCAGCCACGGCGCGCCCCGCTCCGGGAGTCGCGCTACATGGCCGTATCGCGGCCCCGTGCGAGGGCCACCTCGCGCGTGCTCGGGTTCGCGGAGGGCCTGAACGGGACCTCGCACACGCGGGCGTCGTCGGGCTTGCCCGGCTCGCTCGCGTACTCGTCCGGGAGCCACACGGCGAGTTTCGTGCCGATGGCGGAGTCGGCGGGCGGGACGTACCCGAGCGCGATGTTGCTTCCCAACTCGGGGGCGTGCCACGGAGACGTGAGATACCCCACCGGGTCGCCGCCGTCCGCGCGCGACACGTGCCAGAAATCGGGCGCGTAGTCGTCGATCGGCCGGCCGCCGAGCTTCATCCCAACCATCACGAGCGCGAACGGAGAGCGTCCGGCCTCGATCTCGGCCCGCTGGCGCTCCAGCGCGGCCCGCCCGATGTAGTCGCCCGCTTTCTCGCGCGGCACCTGGTAGGCGAGGTTGCACTGGAACGGGCTCGTCTCGTGGTCGATGTCCTGTCCCCACGACAGGATCCCCGCCTGGATGCGGCGCTGATGCCCGGGGGCCGTGACCATCAGGTCGTGCGCCTCCCCGGCCTCCAGCACGGCTCGCCACAGCGTCTCCGCGTGCAGTGTCGCGTCCCGAAGATAGATCTCGTACCCCTTCTCCCCCGAAAATCCGGTCTGCGAGACCACGACGGAACAGCCGGCGATCTCCGCCTCCATGAGCCCGTAGTAGGGAATGTCCCGTACGGCATCGCCCACGAGGTCGACCATGAGATCGAGCGACCTCGGTCCCTGGACCTGCAGCGGGCAGACGTCGATCTCGTCGATCTCCACCCGCATCCCGAGCCCGACGTTCACTCCCTGGAGCCAGAACAGAAGGTCGGAGTCGGCGAGCGAGAACCAGAACTCGTCCCGGGCGAGCCGCAGCAGCACCGGGTCGTTCAGGATGCCGCCGCGCTCGTCACAGAGGATGACGTACCGCGCGCGCATCGGCTCGATCCGGGTCGCGTCGCGCGTGATCACGTAGTCGGCGAACGCTTCCGCGTCGGGCCCCTGGACGCGGATTTGCCGCTCCACGGCGACGTTCCACAGCGTGACCCGGTGGGTGAGCGCCTCGTGCTCCACGGCCGCGCCGCCGTCCTCGGGCCGCACGTAGCCGCGAGGGTGGTAAACGCGGTTGTAGGTGGTGGCCCGCCAGCAGCCCGCCTCGTGCGACAGGTGCCAGTACGGCGACTTCCGGACCCGCGTCGAGATGAGCAGTTCGACCGGCGTTCGCCCGCTCTGCCGCAGGTTGATGGGAACGATCCGGTCCGACTGGTCCACGCTCGCGGGCTGTCCCGCTCCCGTTCTCGCCATCGAACATCCTCTCGTCTGAAGTGCCGGAGGCCGGGTTGCTCGCAGGTAACCGCCTTCGCTAACGGTAGATGTCGCCGCGGTGCCCGACCTTCAGGATGATGATGATCAGGGTCTTCGTGCCGACGCTGTAGAGAATCCGCCAAGATCCCACGCGCACGCGGTAGACATCCTCGTAGCCCGCGAGCTTCCTGGTTCCCCGGGGATACGGGTCATGCGCCAGGCTCGACATCCTGCGCGCCACCCGCTCCCGATCCGCCCGGGGAAGCTTACGAAGCTGCTTCTCCGCCGTTCGCGAGATCTCGATCTCATAGCGGGCCATCGATGCCGAGTTCTCTGAGGACATCCGCCAACGGGCGGGTAGGTTCGTGCCTGATCTTCTTCAGATCCTCGATGTCCTCGAGCTCTTCCAGGCGATCGAGTAGCGCTTCCTGCACGAAGTGATTCATGGCGACGCCCCGCGGCCTGCAGTATCCCTCCACCGCGTGCTTCACGGCGGCATCCACCCGGACGTTGATCTGTACCTTTTCCATGATGCCTCTCGTTCGATCGCGACAAGAACAGATGGGCCATGATAGCAAATGCTATCATGCGGTACAAGCGCGATCCGCGGACCGATGGCCTCAAGTGGTACCTATCGGCTCTTCCACTCCTGCAGCAGGTCGGCATCGCGGTCGAGGTTGAGCTGGAGTTGCGCGCGGCGTTCCTCGGATTCGCCCAGGAACCAGTCGAGCGTCTCGCGCGCGGTGACCGCGAGGGGGCGGAAGCGCAGCCCGGCCTCGACGCCCCGCTGTGAGCGGACCTGTGCCAGCCCGCGCGTCGGGCCGCGATGCGAGTACCAGAGGGGGAAGCGCGCGGGCGGCTCGCGGTTCCGGAGGAAATCCTCCTCCACCCACGTGAACGACACGGCGGTCGTGACGGTCGCGCGGATCCCGTACAGGAACTCGTCCATGCGCGTCCTGCCGAGCGTCGGGCCCGCCACGTTGAAGATCCCGCCCGTGTCCTCCTCCAGCAGGTGCATGCAGAACTCGGCCAGGTCGCGCACGTCGATGAACTGGACCGGGTTGTCCATGTCGCCCGGCGCGATCACCTCGCCTCCGCGATGGATCCGGACGGGCCAGTACGTGAAGCGGTCGGTGGGATCCCCCGGGCCCGCGACGACGTGCAGACGGGTGACCGTGCCCCGGTCGCCGTAGATCTCCTGCAC includes these proteins:
- a CDS encoding glutathione S-transferase — translated: MKIFDFPITKKWPPLHPDRIQLYSLPTPNGLKASIMLEEIELPYEVHRVNFSTNDQFSPEFLSLNPNNKI
- a CDS encoding FAD-dependent oxidoreductase; translation: MSERAPLPAAASIAVIGAGIVGNCLVEHLAQRGWDDLVLIDKGPLPNPGGSTGHASNFIFPTDHSREVAMLTLESQRQYEALGVQTTCGGVEVARTEARMEELRRRMTSARAWGIDAELLPPDEVADRIPFVNPDVILGGFWMSSVSVVDSVRAGTLMRERALSRGALTVLDRTEVTGLELESWPSGRPRLRAVVTSRGPIEVEHAVIACGVWSPRIAELAGASIPLTPAVHQMADLGPVDFLLATGNEIGHPIVRDMDAFMYERQKFGAMEVGSYAHRPILVRPEDIPELEACERSPTELPFTGADFALQLAQAREIMGELLEGAAIGYAINGLLSLTPDAHPVLGETAEVANLWSAAAVWIKEGPGAAQLLAEWITHGHPRLCDPHESDVTRFQPHERARGHVRARAREHFNKTYGIVHPREQWESRRDAHRSALHARTETLGAVYYEARGWERPQWYASNADLVERYGVADRPHEWDRRWWSPIIEAEHLHLREKVGVVDLGAFQIFDVTGPAALAYLEGMAANACDRPPGTSIYTPLLTPDGGFRADLTIQRLEADRFRVVTGAFDGARDAAWFRKHLPDEGSVRFEDRSAEISALGVWGPAAEPLLGKISGANLSQAAFPYASVRDIALAGIRVTMCRISYVGESGWEIYVEAGLATRVWDAVREAGRALGVRPVGAGVYGTTGRMEKGYALMGAELTSEYSPVEAGLARPRVKRADFIGRAAYLKAREAGPAATLRTLTVDDHADASGLARFPTGGNEPLLGPGGERIVDARGRESRVTSAGMGPSVGKYLLMAYLPPALAAPGTRLQVLYMNEPFPVTVATGAALFDPTGARMRS
- a CDS encoding aminomethyl transferase family protein; translated protein: MARTGAGQPASVDQSDRIVPINLRQSGRTPVELLISTRVRKSPYWHLSHEAGCWRATTYNRVYHPRGYVRPEDGGAAVEHEALTHRVTLWNVAVERQIRVQGPDAEAFADYVITRDATRIEPMRARYVILCDERGGILNDPVLLRLARDEFWFSLADSDLLFWLQGVNVGLGMRVEIDEIDVCPLQVQGPRSLDLMVDLVGDAVRDIPYYGLMEAEIAGCSVVVSQTGFSGEKGYEIYLRDATLHAETLWRAVLEAGEAHDLMVTAPGHQRRIQAGILSWGQDIDHETSPFQCNLAYQVPREKAGDYIGRAALERQRAEIEAGRSPFALVMVGMKLGGRPIDDYAPDFWHVSRADGGDPVGYLTSPWHAPELGSNIALGYVPPADSAIGTKLAVWLPDEYASEPGKPDDARVCEVPFRPSANPSTREVALARGRDTAM
- a CDS encoding type II toxin-antitoxin system RelE/ParE family toxin, with protein sequence MARYEIEISRTAEKQLRKLPRADRERVARRMSSLAHDPYPRGTRKLAGYEDVYRVRVGSWRILYSVGTKTLIIIILKVGHRGDIYR
- a CDS encoding SDR family oxidoreductase, coding for MAMTRREFAGTSLVAAGAATLPAAGAAASTLEARPSPGPAGASAERAARAGRLLILGGTGFIGPHMVRHALARGHEVTLFNRGRSNPGLFPGVETLIGDRDGALDALRGKEWDYVIDNSGYVPRLVRDSANLLRDTVGRYLFTSTGSVYDFDQDELPEDARLLEVTDPESEDVGRYYGELKVMCEEAVQEIYGDRGTVTRLHVVAGPGDPTDRFTYWPVRIHRGGEVIAPGDMDNPVQFIDVRDLAEFCMHLLEEDTGGIFNVAGPTLGRTRMDEFLYGIRATVTTAVSFTWVEEDFLRNREPPARFPLWYSHRGPTRGLAQVRSQRGVEAGLRFRPLAVTARETLDWFLGESEERRAQLQLNLDRDADLLQEWKSR